From Micromonospora sp. NBC_01699, a single genomic window includes:
- the gap gene encoding type I glyceraldehyde-3-phosphate dehydrogenase: MTVRIGINGFGRIGRSYLRAALANDADVEVVAVNDLTDARTLATLLEWDSIFGHLDGVAVEGDAITVRGSRIAVFAQPDPATIPWGDVGADVVIESTGHFTDGVTAAAHLKGGARKVIISAPAKGDVPTFVLGVNDDRLDPNSHDVFSNGSCTTNSLAPLAKVLNDSFGIESGLMTTIHAYTGDQRLHDAPHSDLRRARAAAVSTIPTSSGAAKAIGKVIPELDGRLTGAALRVPVPVGSITDLTVVLRQSAGVEDVNAAFREAAASPRLQRYLQYSEAPLVSADIVGNPYSSIFDAPLTEAVGNQVKVFGWYDNEWGFSNRLVEFSERIGAAT; the protein is encoded by the coding sequence ATGACGGTACGCATCGGGATCAACGGGTTCGGGCGGATCGGGCGCAGCTACCTACGTGCCGCCCTGGCGAACGACGCCGACGTCGAGGTGGTCGCGGTCAACGACCTCACCGACGCCCGTACGCTGGCCACTCTGCTTGAGTGGGACTCCATCTTCGGCCACCTCGACGGCGTCGCCGTCGAGGGCGACGCGATCACGGTACGGGGTTCGCGCATCGCGGTCTTCGCACAGCCCGACCCGGCCACCATCCCCTGGGGTGACGTCGGCGCCGACGTCGTCATCGAGTCCACCGGCCACTTCACAGACGGAGTCACGGCTGCGGCCCATCTCAAGGGCGGCGCGAGGAAGGTCATCATCTCGGCGCCGGCCAAGGGGGACGTACCCACGTTCGTACTCGGGGTGAACGACGACAGGCTCGACCCGAACAGCCACGATGTCTTCTCCAACGGCTCGTGCACCACGAACTCGCTAGCGCCGCTGGCCAAGGTGCTGAACGACTCGTTCGGCATCGAGTCAGGACTGATGACGACGATCCACGCCTACACCGGCGATCAGCGGCTGCACGACGCCCCGCACTCCGACCTGCGCCGGGCCCGCGCGGCCGCCGTCTCGACCATCCCCACGTCGTCGGGCGCGGCGAAGGCGATCGGCAAGGTCATCCCCGAACTCGACGGGCGCCTTACCGGCGCCGCGCTGCGCGTCCCCGTCCCGGTCGGCTCGATCACCGACCTCACCGTGGTCCTGCGGCAGAGCGCGGGCGTCGAGGACGTCAACGCGGCGTTCCGCGAGGCGGCCGCCTCGCCGCGGCTGCAACGCTATTTGCAGTACTCCGAGGCGCCGCTGGTCTCGGCGGACATCGTCGGCAACCCGTACTCGTCGATCTTCGACGCGCCGCTGACCGAAGCCGTCGGGAACCAGGTCAAGGTGTTCGGCTGGTACGACAACGAGTGGGGATTCTCGAACCGCCTCGTCGAGTTCTCCGAGCGAATCGGAGCAGCCACCTGA
- a CDS encoding TetR/AcrR family transcriptional regulator, producing MDSRQLLVETMSELMWERGYADTSPRDVRERSGVGQGSMYHHFPTKRDLALAALERNVADLLPAASELDGPGDPMARIEAYLMRPRDALKGCKVGRMTQDPQVREDPVLLAPVARAFAQVHVNWVKVLREAVAAGELRGDLDPERLAHTLMAVLQGGYVLAIAQQDPGRFDDARAGALDLLRAAAPSAPNNKNDRRN from the coding sequence ATGGACTCGCGACAACTGCTGGTCGAGACGATGAGCGAGCTCATGTGGGAGCGCGGCTACGCCGACACGAGCCCACGTGACGTACGCGAACGGTCCGGGGTGGGCCAGGGCAGCATGTACCACCACTTCCCGACCAAACGGGACCTCGCGCTCGCCGCCCTTGAGCGCAACGTAGCCGATCTGCTGCCGGCCGCCTCCGAGCTCGACGGTCCGGGCGACCCGATGGCCCGGATCGAGGCCTACCTGATGCGTCCCCGCGACGCCCTCAAGGGCTGCAAGGTCGGCCGGATGACCCAGGACCCGCAGGTCCGCGAGGACCCGGTGCTGCTTGCCCCGGTGGCTCGTGCGTTCGCCCAGGTCCACGTCAACTGGGTGAAGGTGCTTCGCGAGGCGGTCGCCGCGGGCGAGCTGCGGGGCGACCTCGACCCCGAGCGCCTCGCCCACACCCTGATGGCCGTCCTACAGGGCGGCTACGTGCTCGCGATCGCGCAGCAGGACCCGGGCAGGTTCGACGACGCCCGCGCCGGCGCCCTCGACCTGCTCCGGGCGGCGGCACCGTCCGCGCCGAACAACAAGAACGACAGGAGGAACTGA
- a CDS encoding ATP-binding cassette domain-containing protein, with protein sequence MTADLVIEAEGLVKQFGKTRALQGVDLAVPRGTVLGVLGPNGAGKTTAVRILSTLLVPDGGTARISGFDVVRDAERVRQVIGLTGQYASVDEDLTGRQNLELFGTLLELGRAGSRRRAAELLEWFDLTDAANRPAKTYSGGMRRRLDLAASLVGSPDVIFLDEPTTGLDPAKREDMWDVVRSLVTNGATVLLTTQYLEEADALADAITVIDHGRVIAYDTPEGLKRVVGGQTLEVRPSDPVDLDRTAAILSEVSSGARADEIRKGVLAVPVTDDAALTESVARFAAARIGVTELSLHLPSLDEVFFSLTGRTASADDTTKTKTTTTTGTEGSTKIKEVAA encoded by the coding sequence ATGACAGCAGATCTGGTGATCGAGGCAGAGGGCCTCGTCAAGCAATTCGGGAAGACGAGGGCGCTACAGGGCGTGGACCTGGCCGTACCTCGGGGGACGGTGCTCGGGGTGCTCGGTCCGAACGGTGCAGGCAAGACGACCGCCGTACGCATTCTCTCCACGCTCCTGGTCCCGGACGGCGGCACGGCTCGGATCAGCGGCTTCGACGTCGTACGGGACGCGGAGCGGGTCCGGCAGGTGATCGGTCTCACCGGCCAGTACGCCTCCGTTGACGAGGACCTGACCGGCCGGCAGAACCTGGAACTGTTCGGCACGCTGCTCGAACTCGGGCGGGCCGGGTCCCGCCGCCGGGCCGCCGAACTGCTCGAATGGTTCGACCTGACCGACGCCGCCAACCGGCCGGCGAAGACGTACTCGGGTGGGATGCGGCGGCGGCTGGACCTGGCCGCGAGTCTGGTCGGCTCCCCGGACGTGATTTTCCTCGACGAGCCGACGACGGGACTCGACCCGGCCAAGCGCGAGGACATGTGGGACGTGGTGCGGTCATTGGTGACGAACGGGGCGACCGTGCTGCTCACCACGCAGTATCTGGAGGAGGCGGACGCGCTCGCGGACGCGATCACGGTGATCGATCACGGCCGGGTGATCGCGTACGACACGCCGGAGGGGCTCAAGCGGGTCGTCGGTGGCCAGACCCTTGAGGTGCGGCCGTCGGACCCGGTGGACCTTGACCGGACCGCCGCGATTCTGTCCGAGGTGTCCTCGGGTGCCCGGGCCGACGAGATCCGCAAGGGCGTGCTGGCGGTGCCGGTCACCGACGACGCGGCCTTGACCGAGAGCGTCGCCCGGTTCGCCGCCGCCCGGATCGGTGTCACCGAACTGTCCCTGCACCTGCCGAGCCTGGACGAGGTGTTCTTCAGCCTCACCGGCCGCACCGCGTCCGCCGACGACACGACCAAGACCAAGACCACGACCACTACCGGGACCGAGGGTTCCACGAAGATCAAGGAGGTGGCGGCATGA
- a CDS encoding ABC transporter permease, whose protein sequence is MSTMVESAPRASSVLSAVAPNPRPFRLVRHSLALAKRSLIKTWRTPEALIDVTLQPVLFLIIFVYIFGGAVAGSTHDYLQFLLPGILAQTIATGSIAIGVNLNTDIAKGIFDRFRSLPIPRSAPLLGAVLGDVVRYVIVTISTLAIGYLLGFRIDSGPLSAIAGCLLAVLFALCLSWLPVFVGMKVRTPGAVQGLMFALIMPLSFASNVFVSADTLPGWMQAFVDVNPMTHLVAAVRGLFLGTPVGSHVWWTLAWCAGFVAVFMPLALRAYRKKV, encoded by the coding sequence ATGAGCACGATGGTCGAATCAGCCCCGAGAGCCAGCAGTGTGTTGTCGGCGGTGGCCCCGAATCCGCGACCATTTCGGCTGGTCCGGCACTCGCTCGCACTCGCAAAAAGAAGCCTGATAAAAACCTGGCGTACGCCCGAAGCACTGATCGACGTCACGTTGCAGCCGGTGCTGTTCCTCATTATCTTCGTCTACATTTTCGGCGGCGCGGTTGCCGGCTCGACCCATGATTACCTGCAATTTCTGCTGCCGGGCATCCTGGCCCAGACTATCGCGACGGGCAGCATCGCGATCGGCGTCAACCTCAACACCGACATCGCCAAGGGCATTTTCGACCGGTTCCGTTCGCTGCCGATCCCGCGTTCCGCACCCCTGCTCGGCGCGGTCCTCGGCGACGTCGTCCGGTACGTGATCGTCACGATCTCGACCCTCGCGATCGGTTACCTGCTCGGCTTCCGGATCGACTCCGGCCCGTTGAGCGCGATCGCGGGCTGCCTGCTCGCGGTGCTGTTCGCACTCTGCCTGAGCTGGCTGCCGGTCTTCGTCGGCATGAAGGTACGCACACCGGGTGCCGTACAGGGTCTGATGTTTGCCCTGATCATGCCGCTGAGTTTCGCGTCCAACGTGTTCGTCAGCGCCGACACGCTGCCCGGTTGGATGCAGGCGTTCGTCGACGTCAACCCGATGACCCACCTGGTGGCGGCGGTACGCGGACTGTTCCTCGGTACGCCGGTCGGCTCGCACGTCTGGTGGACCCTTGCCTGGTGCGCCGGTTTCGTGGCGGTCTTCATGCCACTGGCACTGCGCGCCTACCGCAAGAAGGTCTGA
- a CDS encoding BTAD domain-containing putative transcriptional regulator, with protein MQITILGPLAVDGQPVRGERLAAVVRELVGARGRAVSTAALVEAVWDGTPPDDATGAVQALVSRVRRLGLPVVAVPGGYRVPPERVEVDAVEARALTERARNVLRTGNPDSARRLADQARALFPEVPELGSAEDTRLFTDIVTLRAQAALAGSGSYDEADLRRLVARTPPDEPSAALLVRVLAAQGRDAEALEVVERLRAELAERYGTDPSPVIAQVHLALLRGELAGPAVVETPHRPTTIALPAAWRRSATALVGRERDVAEVTGALIDAPLVSIVATGGAGKTRLAAEVARRAAAAGRTVRVIELAGLRAPDEVLPTVLAALGGADTSATGANLGLDRRVLSPEERLRTIAPDLDGLVVLDNCEHVLDAVAVVVADLLTAAAPEVAVLATSRAPLGLVGELVHRLTALPDADALGLVETRARAGGAVPTWDTERALTLCHRLDNLPLALELAAARLRHMPIDDVLAGLTDRFALLDDALRGLPERHASLWAMVDWSHELLAPGDRELLQRLAVIPAPFTADLAAAVTQTPDVRRGLATLVEQSLLTLVEGDGPPRYRMLETVREYGEARLDAAGNREPAMAGLVNWAREQSVALAAQLIGSGQLAAFARCATEQDNLIAGLRWALGRDDEPASIDIAIALFHLWAVRGLHLEVTGWARALLHADEPELRRRSAILGGRATGRPLPNADRLAWICLLISVNAGITGPLRVAALARRALRTLFAERPGEVSPRRTVLASALPGFDKFDLEQNMKGAEEMISHPDPYVQGLGLFARAAVRENGGMPEASIADAEQAYRLFEVAGDHWGMAVAAQAVGQFGNWQGDPQTTEWLTRGVRHMDLLGATQDARSIRVVLDVQLALAGDPEAEHRLRETATAGPAGEMDTAQTYLGLAHLAWQRERYDETVAYADLVARSAAGFDELPSQPRIMFRVAAAILYLRVAEVRPNSADDSDARAATLLALTRDEALAGHDLPLVGAWALGGAALAAHRGDLPTARELWVLGGRIGANLGRLFPPGDGERLTAALGNEEQREPLLDAWRERPVRAVGARIRELMDDLLA; from the coding sequence GTGCAGATCACAATCCTCGGCCCGCTAGCCGTCGACGGCCAGCCGGTTCGGGGCGAGCGGCTAGCGGCGGTGGTCCGCGAGCTCGTCGGCGCGCGCGGACGGGCGGTGTCCACGGCGGCACTGGTCGAGGCCGTCTGGGACGGCACCCCGCCCGACGACGCGACCGGGGCCGTACAGGCGCTCGTGTCCCGGGTGCGGCGCCTCGGGCTGCCCGTGGTCGCCGTGCCGGGGGGATATCGCGTCCCGCCCGAGCGGGTCGAGGTCGACGCCGTCGAGGCCCGCGCGCTGACCGAACGGGCGCGGAACGTCCTGCGTACGGGTAATCCGGACAGCGCGCGCCGGCTGGCCGACCAGGCCCGTGCCCTGTTCCCCGAGGTCCCCGAGCTGGGCAGCGCCGAAGACACCCGACTGTTCACGGATATCGTCACGCTGCGCGCCCAGGCTGCGCTCGCCGGCTCCGGGTCGTACGACGAGGCCGATCTGCGCCGGCTCGTCGCCCGTACGCCGCCGGATGAACCGTCGGCCGCGCTGCTGGTACGCGTACTGGCCGCCCAGGGGCGGGACGCGGAGGCGTTGGAGGTGGTCGAACGGCTCCGCGCCGAACTGGCCGAGCGGTACGGCACCGACCCGTCGCCGGTGATCGCCCAGGTCCACCTGGCCCTGCTGCGCGGAGAACTCGCCGGCCCGGCCGTCGTGGAAACACCCCACCGGCCGACCACGATCGCCCTGCCCGCCGCGTGGCGCCGCTCCGCGACCGCCCTCGTCGGGCGGGAGCGGGACGTGGCCGAGGTGACCGGCGCGCTGATCGACGCCCCGCTGGTGAGCATCGTCGCGACCGGTGGCGCGGGCAAGACCCGGCTCGCCGCGGAGGTCGCCCGACGCGCGGCGGCCGCCGGGCGGACCGTACGCGTGATCGAGCTCGCGGGGCTGCGCGCGCCGGACGAGGTGCTGCCCACGGTGCTCGCGGCCCTCGGCGGCGCCGACACCTCCGCGACCGGGGCCAACCTGGGTCTCGACCGGCGGGTACTCAGCCCCGAGGAACGGTTGCGGACGATCGCGCCCGACCTCGACGGGCTGGTGGTGCTGGACAACTGCGAGCACGTCCTCGACGCCGTGGCCGTCGTCGTCGCGGACCTGCTCACGGCGGCCGCGCCGGAGGTCGCGGTGCTCGCGACGAGCCGGGCCCCGCTGGGACTGGTCGGCGAACTGGTCCACCGGCTGACGGCGTTGCCGGACGCGGACGCCCTCGGGCTGGTCGAGACGCGCGCGCGAGCCGGCGGAGCGGTGCCGACCTGGGACACCGAGCGCGCGCTCACCCTGTGCCACCGGCTGGACAACCTGCCGCTGGCCCTCGAACTCGCCGCGGCGCGGCTGCGCCACATGCCGATCGACGACGTACTCGCCGGCCTGACCGACCGGTTCGCGCTGCTCGACGACGCGTTGCGGGGGCTGCCGGAGCGGCACGCGAGCCTGTGGGCGATGGTCGACTGGAGCCACGAACTGCTCGCCCCCGGCGACCGTGAGCTGCTACAACGCCTCGCGGTCATCCCGGCACCGTTCACCGCCGACCTCGCCGCCGCGGTCACCCAAACCCCGGACGTACGGCGCGGGCTGGCAACACTGGTCGAACAGTCCCTGCTGACCCTGGTCGAGGGCGACGGGCCACCCCGTTACCGAATGCTCGAAACCGTCCGCGAGTACGGCGAGGCCCGGCTCGACGCCGCCGGCAACCGGGAACCGGCGATGGCCGGACTGGTCAACTGGGCCAGGGAACAGTCCGTCGCGCTCGCCGCCCAGCTCATCGGCAGCGGCCAACTCGCCGCGTTCGCGCGCTGCGCCACCGAGCAGGACAACCTGATCGCGGGCCTGCGCTGGGCGCTCGGGCGGGACGACGAACCCGCCTCGATCGACATCGCCATCGCGCTGTTCCACCTGTGGGCCGTACGCGGCCTGCACCTCGAAGTCACCGGCTGGGCCCGTGCACTCCTGCACGCCGACGAACCGGAGCTGCGGCGGCGCTCGGCGATCCTGGGCGGGCGGGCCACCGGCAGGCCGCTGCCCAATGCCGACCGGCTCGCCTGGATCTGCCTGCTGATCAGTGTCAACGCCGGCATCACCGGCCCGCTCCGGGTGGCCGCACTCGCCCGGCGGGCGTTGCGGACCCTGTTCGCGGAGCGGCCCGGTGAGGTCTCGCCGAGGCGGACCGTACTCGCGTCGGCACTGCCCGGGTTCGACAAGTTCGACCTGGAGCAGAACATGAAGGGCGCCGAGGAGATGATCTCCCACCCGGACCCGTACGTGCAGGGGCTTGGCCTGTTCGCCCGCGCCGCCGTACGGGAGAACGGCGGCATGCCCGAGGCGTCGATCGCCGACGCCGAGCAGGCGTACCGCCTGTTCGAGGTGGCCGGCGACCACTGGGGCATGGCGGTCGCGGCGCAGGCCGTCGGGCAGTTCGGCAACTGGCAGGGCGACCCGCAGACCACCGAGTGGCTGACCCGGGGCGTACGGCACATGGACCTGCTCGGTGCGACGCAGGACGCCCGGTCGATCCGGGTGGTGCTGGACGTGCAGCTGGCCCTGGCCGGCGACCCGGAGGCGGAGCACCGGTTGCGGGAGACGGCGACGGCGGGTCCGGCCGGGGAGATGGACACCGCGCAGACGTACCTCGGGCTGGCCCACCTCGCCTGGCAGCGCGAGCGGTACGACGAGACGGTCGCCTACGCCGACCTGGTGGCCCGGTCCGCCGCCGGGTTCGACGAGCTGCCGTCGCAGCCGCGCATCATGTTCCGGGTGGCGGCCGCGATCCTCTACCTGAGGGTGGCCGAAGTGCGGCCGAACTCGGCCGACGACTCCGACGCCCGCGCGGCCACGCTGTTGGCGCTCACCCGCGACGAGGCGCTGGCCGGGCACGACCTTCCCCTGGTCGGGGCATGGGCGCTGGGCGGTGCCGCGCTGGCCGCGCACCGGGGCGATCTTCCGACCGCGCGCGAACTGTGGGTGCTGGGAGGCCGGATCGGGGCCAACCTCGGCCGGCTGTTCCCGCCCGGCGACGGCGAACGGCTCACCGCCGCCCTCGGGAACGAGGAGCAGCGTGAGCCGTTGCTCGATGCGTGGCGGGAGCGGCCGGTCCGGGCCGTCGGTGCCCGCATCCGGGAACTGATGGACGACCTGCTCGCCTAG
- a CDS encoding UDP-N-acetylmuramate dehydrogenase — protein sequence MTTTFADLTTMRIGGPVGRLHVATSVPHAIELLGAAGGAGDPLLVMGGGSNLVVGDVGWPDTVIKMASSELDIDGDLVTAAAGVEWDELVKTVVGEGLAGIEALSGIPGSVGGTPVQNVGAYGSLTSDVLDALTVYDRETGSVERWLPEQCGFGSHRQSVFKHSDRWVVLDVTLRLRRDGQSNPVTFPQVAERLGIEVGGTAAPADVREAVIAQRRERGMVLNPDDHDTWSVGSFFINPVLAEVPRRAAEAPSHPDIKGTKLSAAWLIQHAGFPPGYGRDWGNGTVALSSRHALALTNRGGATTADVMKFAAHIRDGVEARYDVRLNPECDLVNCSF from the coding sequence GTGACCACCACGTTTGCTGACCTGACCACCATGCGGATCGGCGGCCCGGTAGGGCGGCTGCACGTCGCCACCAGCGTTCCGCACGCCATCGAGCTGCTCGGCGCCGCCGGCGGCGCCGGAGATCCACTGCTGGTGATGGGCGGCGGGTCGAACCTCGTCGTCGGGGATGTGGGCTGGCCGGACACCGTGATCAAGATGGCGTCGTCCGAGCTCGACATCGACGGTGACCTGGTCACCGCCGCCGCCGGGGTCGAATGGGACGAACTGGTCAAGACGGTGGTGGGGGAGGGGCTCGCCGGCATCGAGGCCCTGTCCGGGATTCCGGGCTCGGTCGGCGGTACACCGGTGCAGAACGTGGGCGCGTACGGCAGCCTCACCTCGGACGTGCTCGACGCGCTCACCGTCTACGACCGGGAGACCGGCTCGGTGGAGCGCTGGCTCCCCGAGCAGTGCGGGTTCGGCAGCCACCGGCAGTCGGTGTTCAAGCACAGCGACCGCTGGGTGGTGCTCGACGTGACGCTGCGCCTGCGCCGCGACGGCCAGTCGAACCCGGTCACCTTTCCCCAGGTCGCCGAGCGGTTGGGCATCGAGGTCGGCGGTACCGCCGCCCCGGCGGACGTACGCGAGGCCGTCATCGCGCAGCGCCGCGAGCGGGGGATGGTGCTGAACCCCGACGACCACGACACCTGGAGCGTGGGCTCGTTCTTCATCAACCCGGTGCTCGCCGAGGTGCCCCGGCGCGCCGCCGAGGCACCGAGTCACCCGGACATCAAGGGGACCAAGCTCTCCGCGGCCTGGCTGATCCAGCACGCCGGCTTCCCGCCCGGCTACGGCCGGGACTGGGGCAACGGGACCGTCGCCCTGTCCAGCCGACACGCGCTCGCGCTGACCAACCGGGGCGGCGCCACGACCGCGGACGTGATGAAGTTCGCCGCGCACATCCGCGACGGTGTCGAAGCCCGGTACGACGTCCGCCTGAACCCGGAGTGCGACCTCGTCAACTGCTCGTTCTGA
- a CDS encoding amidase, whose protein sequence is MVTWIERFGPGTDPDDGTLRVAVKDAIDVAGTVTTAGCAAVRDLAVPAVADAACLAGVRAAGARIVGKTNLTELCLSPVGDNALFGTPVNPLAPDRIPGGSSSGSAVAVATAEADLALGTDTGGSVRIPAACCGVVGLKTTWGRIPTDGVWPLARSLDTVGPLARDVAGVVTGMRLLEPAWTVAPAAARTVGRLRIDGVDPAYERAVDAALDVAGFSVRAVRLDGWNATHAAFDTIVISEFWQAHHALLDADGMSPLANGALRAGSAVSVEQLAEARSVQRAWRAELASALAEVDLLALPTLVAPPPLSTDFAGFPLTALTAPVNLAGLPAIALPIPAPPPIPVPGAVVPPGAVVPPGAVVPPGAAVFTSAAVPPSLQLVGPAFAEDLLCATALVVESRLRWSAPVGSSPLGDRG, encoded by the coding sequence ATGGTGACCTGGATCGAGCGGTTCGGACCGGGCACCGATCCCGACGACGGCACGCTGCGGGTGGCGGTCAAGGACGCCATCGACGTGGCCGGCACGGTCACCACCGCGGGCTGTGCGGCCGTACGTGACCTGGCTGTGCCCGCCGTCGCCGACGCCGCCTGCCTGGCCGGCGTACGGGCGGCCGGCGCCCGCATAGTCGGGAAGACCAACCTGACCGAGCTGTGTCTGAGCCCGGTCGGCGACAACGCCCTGTTCGGCACCCCGGTCAATCCGCTGGCACCGGATCGCATCCCCGGCGGTTCGTCCAGCGGCAGCGCGGTGGCGGTCGCGACCGCCGAGGCCGACCTCGCCCTGGGTACGGACACCGGTGGCTCGGTCCGCATCCCGGCCGCCTGCTGTGGCGTCGTCGGCCTCAAGACCACCTGGGGGCGGATCCCGACCGACGGGGTGTGGCCGCTGGCCCGCAGCCTCGACACGGTCGGCCCGCTCGCCCGGGACGTGGCCGGTGTCGTCACCGGGATGCGGTTGCTCGAACCGGCCTGGACCGTCGCTCCCGCGGCCGCCCGTACCGTCGGCCGGCTGCGGATCGATGGGGTGGATCCCGCCTACGAGCGGGCCGTCGACGCCGCGCTCGACGTCGCCGGGTTCAGCGTTCGCGCCGTACGGCTGGACGGGTGGAACGCCACCCACGCCGCCTTCGACACCATCGTGATCAGCGAGTTCTGGCAGGCCCACCATGCCCTGCTCGACGCGGACGGGATGAGCCCGCTCGCCAACGGGGCACTTCGCGCGGGCAGCGCGGTGAGCGTGGAGCAGTTGGCCGAGGCGAGGTCCGTGCAGCGGGCCTGGCGGGCGGAGCTGGCCTCGGCCCTGGCCGAGGTCGACCTGCTGGCCCTGCCGACGCTGGTTGCACCGCCACCGCTGTCGACCGACTTCGCCGGCTTCCCGCTCACCGCACTGACCGCACCCGTCAACCTCGCCGGCCTGCCCGCCATCGCGCTGCCGATTCCGGCGCCACCGCCGATCCCGGTGCCGGGCGCAGTCGTACCGCCGGGCGCAGTCGTACCGCCGGGCGCAGTCGTACCGCCGGGCGCGGCCGTGTTTACGAGCGCGGCCGTACCGCCGAGCCTGCAACTGGTCGGGCCCGCCTTCGCTGAGGACCTGCTCTGTGCGACCGCGCTCGTGGTCGAGAGCCGGCTGCGGTGGTCGGCGCCCGTCGGGTCGTCACCGCTCGGCGACCGGGGGTAG
- a CDS encoding MFS transporter, translating to MRTALRSRPIRTLTITQFLLEVQFWFPIWLIYLLDLGFPLTTAVLADGVFRIVSVICEFPVGLVADRIGRRRTYLALAGATVLTFTAITQIDSVRVLFGAWVLWGVLWALSSGAASTYLYELCAQDELDIDPARAFGLVRAVGNGSVLVSLLAAGYLYEVDHRLPFTVTAVLAGVAFLLAYTLPEIAGSRVVATLGSVLADIRAAAANPRVRRAVWLGGLLLLFGWSARILFQPLALELGLSAQVTGWMYGVFAAASVFGGLVAGYVRPVHRPTALATAFLLILAALVATNQVDWLGPFLFLPLMGFGYTLGLTVLEVFTNEVTPRAVRATIFGVVACVGGVGIAVARPGLGVLAAQHSTSFAFGIWAGVGVLLVGLAVPGIRRIRADAPVLPPVAER from the coding sequence ATGAGAACAGCTCTGCGCAGCCGCCCGATCCGTACGCTGACGATCACCCAGTTCCTGCTCGAAGTGCAGTTCTGGTTCCCCATCTGGCTGATCTACCTGCTCGACCTCGGTTTCCCGCTGACCACCGCCGTGCTCGCCGATGGGGTGTTCCGGATCGTCTCGGTCATCTGCGAGTTCCCGGTGGGTCTGGTCGCCGACCGGATCGGGCGACGGCGTACCTACCTGGCGCTGGCCGGCGCCACGGTGCTGACCTTCACCGCCATCACGCAGATCGACTCGGTGCGGGTGCTGTTCGGCGCATGGGTGCTCTGGGGTGTGCTGTGGGCGCTGTCGTCCGGCGCGGCCAGTACCTACCTCTACGAACTGTGCGCCCAAGACGAGCTCGACATCGATCCGGCCAGGGCGTTCGGACTCGTACGGGCGGTCGGCAACGGGTCCGTACTCGTCTCGCTGCTGGCGGCTGGTTATCTCTACGAGGTGGACCACCGGCTGCCGTTCACCGTCACCGCCGTACTGGCCGGGGTGGCGTTCCTGCTCGCGTACACGCTGCCGGAGATCGCCGGTTCACGGGTGGTCGCCACCCTCGGCTCGGTGCTGGCGGACATCCGGGCGGCGGCGGCCAACCCCCGCGTACGGCGTGCCGTGTGGCTCGGCGGCCTGCTGCTGCTGTTCGGCTGGAGCGCCCGCATCCTGTTCCAGCCCCTGGCCCTCGAACTGGGCCTGTCCGCGCAGGTCACCGGCTGGATGTACGGGGTGTTCGCGGCCGCCTCGGTGTTCGGCGGGCTGGTCGCCGGATACGTCCGGCCGGTGCACCGCCCGACGGCACTGGCCACGGCGTTCCTGCTCATCCTGGCCGCGCTGGTGGCGACCAACCAGGTGGACTGGCTCGGCCCGTTCCTGTTCCTGCCGCTGATGGGATTCGGGTACACCCTCGGCCTGACGGTGCTGGAGGTCTTCACCAACGAGGTCACCCCGCGAGCCGTACGCGCGACGATCTTCGGGGTGGTCGCGTGTGTCGGCGGGGTCGGCATCGCCGTGGCCCGGCCCGGTCTCGGGGTGCTGGCCGCGCAGCACTCCACATCCTTCGCGTTCGGGATCTGGGCCGGCGTCGGTGTGCTGCTCGTCGGCCTGGCCGTACCGGGAATTCGCCGGATCCGGGCCGACGCGCCCGTCCTACCCCCGGTCGCCGAGCGGTGA